From Domibacillus sp. DTU_2020_1001157_1_SI_ALB_TIR_016, a single genomic window includes:
- a CDS encoding VOC family protein, which translates to MAVQPYLVFDGNCEGVLSFYENVFGTEAKRMTFGEAPPHPDHPLPEEAKSRIMHANLEVEGTTLMFSDTFPGTPYAPGSAISLALVGSDMDKLRSYFEGLSVGGTVTMPLQETFWSKLYGQVRDPFGIDWQISYSEQ; encoded by the coding sequence ATGGCGGTTCAGCCATATTTAGTGTTTGATGGAAACTGCGAGGGTGTTCTTTCTTTTTATGAAAATGTATTCGGCACAGAAGCAAAGCGAATGACATTCGGTGAAGCGCCGCCACATCCAGATCACCCGCTGCCGGAAGAAGCAAAAAGCCGCATTATGCATGCAAATTTAGAAGTAGAGGGTACAACGCTTATGTTTTCCGATACGTTTCCGGGCACGCCATATGCACCGGGCAGCGCGATCAGCCTGGCACTCGTTGGCTCGGATATGGACAAGCTTCGCTCTTACTTTGAAGGACTGTCCGTAGGCGGAACGGTGACCATGCCGCTGCAGGAAACGTTCTGGAGCAAGCTGTATGGGCAGGTCCGCGATCCGTTCGGCATTGACTGGCAGATCAGCTATAGTGAACAATAA
- the helD gene encoding RNA polymerase recycling motor HelD has protein sequence MNQETEQLKEQQRVNEVIDLIDRKEEDIKEKTGSLKEGIIGLRKNFWEDVTVNMDEPDDVIETQAGIKQQAELLQERERSHRQLFNELKKLDRLRRSPYFGRIDFQESGEPKPEPIYIGIASLMDEAQENFLIYDWRAPISSMYYDYTTGPAAYDTMEGRIEGEISLKRQFIIQQGEITGQFDTSLTIGDHILQAVLGGKSSAQMKNIVATIQREQNQIIRNQKSQTLIVQGAAGSGKTSAALQRIAFLLYANRRTLRAENMLLFSPNPLFNSYVSTVLPELGEENILQTTYKEYVEDRIGNAFTVQSPFEQLEQFLLEGTEQENPAEAASVQFKASLDFKKIIDDYLTSLSQKGLLFHDIVFRDKVLISSEEIREHFYTLATSILLPNRLELVSEWLLKKLQKLERLEQNEEWVRDEVELLDKEDFLNAYRARQKKQSKEEDTFNDVDMEWRILSKSVVRKQFQPLRNKIKRLGFVDERANFRQLFETRTQTAPPIWASVCAKTLETLDQHTLDWEDATAYLYFQDQLKGKKSFSHIRHVFIDEAQDYSPFQLAYLKTLFPYSKMTLLGDVNQSIFVQALNESSVLTDTPDNKESYEKITLTRSYRSTRPIVEFTQQLIEGGEQIEAFNREGTKPTLTYANHEEDLQQKLLTRIRSMLEGDQHQTIAVICKTMQESQRVHAWLSSHIPAQLLDQETYTFEQGLVVIPTYLAKGIEFDAVLLFNISEDVYGREWERNLFYTACTRAMHELHLFSSGKETPLMQAVEPQTYTIIEN, from the coding sequence ATGAACCAGGAAACAGAACAGCTGAAAGAACAGCAGCGTGTAAACGAAGTGATTGATCTGATCGACCGAAAGGAAGAAGACATCAAAGAAAAAACAGGCTCTTTGAAAGAAGGTATTATCGGTCTTCGCAAAAACTTTTGGGAAGATGTAACTGTCAATATGGACGAGCCAGATGATGTCATTGAAACACAAGCCGGCATTAAGCAGCAGGCCGAATTGCTTCAGGAAAGAGAAAGAAGCCACAGGCAGCTGTTTAACGAGCTGAAAAAGCTGGACCGGCTGCGTCGTTCCCCTTATTTTGGCCGCATTGATTTCCAGGAATCCGGCGAACCGAAGCCGGAACCTATTTACATTGGCATCGCTTCCTTAATGGATGAAGCACAGGAGAATTTTTTAATTTATGACTGGCGGGCCCCTATTTCAAGCATGTACTACGATTACACAACAGGGCCCGCTGCTTACGATACGATGGAAGGCCGGATTGAAGGAGAGATCTCTTTAAAACGGCAGTTTATCATTCAGCAGGGGGAGATTACCGGCCAATTCGATACAAGCTTAACGATCGGCGATCATATTTTGCAGGCGGTTTTGGGCGGAAAATCAAGCGCGCAAATGAAAAATATTGTGGCCACCATTCAAAGGGAGCAAAATCAAATTATCCGCAATCAAAAAAGCCAGACGCTGATCGTGCAGGGAGCAGCCGGCAGTGGAAAAACATCGGCCGCGCTGCAGCGCATTGCTTTTTTGCTGTACGCCAACCGCCGGACATTGCGGGCAGAAAATATGCTTTTATTTTCGCCCAACCCCCTTTTCAATAGCTATGTGTCTACGGTACTGCCTGAGCTCGGAGAGGAAAATATTCTCCAGACAACCTATAAAGAATATGTAGAGGACCGGATTGGTAATGCCTTCACCGTTCAAAGCCCGTTTGAACAGCTGGAACAGTTTTTGCTGGAGGGAACAGAGCAGGAGAATCCTGCTGAAGCAGCATCTGTTCAATTTAAAGCGAGTCTCGATTTTAAAAAGATTATTGATGATTATCTCACTTCTCTGTCGCAGAAAGGCCTCCTTTTTCACGACATTGTCTTTCGAGATAAAGTTCTCATTTCTTCGGAAGAAATAAGAGAGCACTTTTATACATTAGCCACTTCCATTTTGCTGCCGAACCGGTTAGAGCTTGTATCGGAATGGCTGCTGAAAAAGCTTCAAAAACTGGAGCGCCTTGAACAAAACGAAGAATGGGTGCGGGACGAAGTAGAGCTTTTAGATAAAGAAGATTTTTTAAACGCGTACCGCGCGCGCCAGAAAAAACAATCGAAGGAAGAAGATACCTTTAACGATGTAGACATGGAGTGGCGTATTTTAAGCAAAAGCGTCGTGCGCAAACAATTCCAGCCTTTAAGAAACAAGATAAAGCGGCTTGGCTTTGTGGATGAAAGAGCCAATTTCCGGCAGCTGTTCGAGACACGTACGCAGACGGCCCCGCCTATTTGGGCTTCTGTTTGTGCCAAGACACTCGAGACACTGGACCAGCACACCCTTGACTGGGAAGACGCAACCGCTTATTTGTATTTTCAAGACCAATTAAAAGGGAAAAAGTCTTTTTCCCATATCCGCCACGTTTTTATTGATGAAGCACAGGATTATTCACCCTTTCAGCTTGCGTATTTAAAAACACTGTTTCCATACAGCAAAATGACACTGCTGGGAGATGTAAACCAGTCCATCTTTGTGCAGGCCTTGAATGAATCATCCGTTTTAACAGACACACCGGACAACAAGGAATCGTATGAAAAAATTACACTAACGCGCAGTTACCGATCCACCCGGCCGATCGTCGAATTTACACAACAATTGATCGAAGGCGGCGAACAAATTGAAGCATTTAACCGGGAAGGGACAAAACCGACTTTAACATATGCGAATCATGAAGAAGACCTTCAGCAAAAGCTGTTAACGCGTATTCGCTCAATGCTTGAAGGAGACCAGCATCAGACGATCGCTGTGATCTGTAAAACGATGCAGGAGAGCCAGCGTGTACACGCGTGGCTGTCGTCTCACATTCCCGCTCAACTGCTCGACCAGGAAACGTACACGTTTGAGCAGGGGCTGGTCGTCATTCCTACTTATTTAGCGAAAGGAATCGAGTTTGATGCGGTTCTGCTTTTTAACATATCTGAAGATGTATACGGACGGGAATGGGAGAGAAACTTGTTTTATACTGCCTGCACCCGCGCCATGCATGAGCTTCACCTGTTTTCGTCAGGAAAAGAAACGCCGCTTATGCAGGCCGTCGAGCCCCAAACGTATACCATTATCGAAAATTAA
- a CDS encoding PAS domain S-box protein, with protein MEIFKGKPVNQNCCTNDVSTDEMASIINLHTWMIKTLASGDSLQTTIQALTSKLEEYFQRKTHCSLLMVNEENRLTVEYAPTLSEEYQQAIHLVEAGPTIGSCGAAVCRKETVISPDIEHDPLWEDFCEDALRFGLKACWSSPILVENRVVGTFAVYHSEVCTPAAHEIEMLETCASLAGLAIERDRRIKLEKQLQESEQRFKSLFDYYPDSAYIFSLEGHFLDFNQESEPLSGYRKEELLGKSFLPFIASQDRERVWGHFNEAKKGIVQHYECRVEHRKGNQLIVSLTNVPIMVNGEVVGVYGIGRDVTREKELEDELMTTHQEMDYLFKNHSGLIFKYKRENDRFIHTFGEGQLLKRMGLKIEEAIGKTLYDFFPAELAARKETFYQMGWEGKKAAYEVAFNDIHYRAVLNPVFKDGQVVEVIVTCNDITELKKAHEELRETKELLESFVNNTADAIVTVNDHGQINYVNEAYVDLFGWREDELLGKEISNVPDHCKEEFTHLVELTFLEKKISRFETERLSKDGRVIPVSVTQSPLKDKNGTVTGASAIIRDISEQKRTERELEENKQRYQSLFYYNPDLVYSMDVNGALLNTNLSFHQALGYTPGQVKGKSWERFVGGQSLNETKQYFEGALQGMPQSYEAVGVHQNGEEVMVHTTNMPIMVDGQIVGVYGIAKDITEQKKAQQEILSLKQQMELVLDSIGDGIYAMNENWEITLINPAGAKMLGYDIQELLGKTPKDTFKHLYDLECCMSYQTLLDGKNRHVTDELFFRKDGTSFPVDYIASPILENGEIRGVVVAFRDISEKKMAEEYLLKSAKLEMAGQLAAGVAHEIRNPLTSIQGFIRLLEETDKREPEYFSIIRSEFERIEGIISEFLALAKPQALNFQRNDIGLILMQTIHLMNAQAIMHNVEIVTVIEESLPLFQSDKHQLKQVFINVIKNAIEATASKGTLTITCKKTNSHLHIQFQDQGEGISPERIKHLFEPFYSTKEKGTGLGLMVSYKIIEEHKGMMRVESEEGKGTMVHILLPLASRLL; from the coding sequence ATGGAGATATTCAAAGGGAAGCCTGTTAATCAAAACTGTTGTACAAACGACGTCTCGACAGATGAAATGGCGTCTATTATAAATTTACACACATGGATGATTAAAACACTCGCCAGCGGCGATTCACTGCAGACAACGATACAAGCACTGACATCGAAGCTTGAGGAGTATTTTCAACGGAAAACGCACTGTTCTCTTTTGATGGTGAATGAAGAAAATAGACTTACTGTTGAATATGCACCAACTCTCTCTGAGGAGTATCAGCAGGCGATTCATCTTGTTGAAGCAGGTCCGACAATCGGATCATGTGGAGCTGCTGTATGCCGGAAAGAAACCGTTATTTCTCCTGATATTGAGCATGATCCGCTTTGGGAAGATTTTTGTGAGGATGCTCTCCGTTTTGGACTGAAAGCCTGCTGGTCCAGTCCGATTCTTGTAGAAAACCGTGTTGTCGGTACATTTGCGGTTTACCACTCAGAGGTTTGCACGCCTGCTGCGCATGAAATCGAAATGCTTGAAACGTGTGCCAGCCTGGCAGGGCTTGCGATTGAGCGGGACCGGCGGATCAAGCTGGAGAAGCAGCTGCAGGAAAGTGAGCAGCGGTTTAAATCGCTGTTTGATTACTATCCTGACTCTGCTTATATTTTTTCACTAGAAGGTCATTTCCTAGATTTTAATCAAGAATCAGAGCCGCTATCCGGCTATAGAAAAGAGGAGCTGCTTGGGAAAAGCTTTCTTCCGTTCATTGCCTCTCAAGATAGAGAAAGAGTATGGGGTCATTTTAATGAGGCAAAGAAAGGAATCGTCCAGCATTATGAATGTAGAGTTGAACATAGAAAAGGAAATCAGTTAATTGTAAGCTTGACCAATGTTCCGATTATGGTGAATGGCGAGGTTGTAGGTGTATACGGAATCGGCCGTGATGTTACCCGCGAGAAGGAATTGGAAGACGAACTGATGACAACTCATCAAGAAATGGACTACCTTTTTAAAAACCATTCTGGACTTATTTTTAAATATAAAAGGGAAAATGACCGGTTTATCCATACATTCGGGGAAGGGCAGCTGCTCAAGCGGATGGGTTTAAAGATAGAAGAAGCAATTGGAAAAACGCTGTATGATTTTTTCCCGGCAGAGCTTGCCGCGCGAAAAGAGACATTTTATCAAATGGGCTGGGAAGGAAAAAAAGCGGCCTATGAAGTAGCGTTCAACGATATTCACTATAGAGCGGTGTTGAATCCAGTTTTTAAAGATGGACAAGTCGTTGAAGTCATTGTTACATGCAATGATATTACCGAGCTGAAGAAAGCACATGAAGAGCTGCGGGAGACAAAGGAGCTTTTAGAGTCTTTTGTAAATAATACAGCCGATGCAATCGTGACAGTGAACGATCACGGCCAGATCAACTATGTGAATGAGGCATATGTGGATTTGTTTGGCTGGCGGGAAGACGAGCTGCTGGGCAAAGAAATTTCGAATGTGCCGGACCACTGTAAGGAAGAATTCACTCATCTTGTCGAGCTTACCTTTTTAGAAAAAAAGATAAGCCGGTTTGAGACGGAGCGGCTGAGTAAAGACGGAAGAGTTATTCCGGTCAGTGTAACACAATCTCCGCTTAAAGATAAAAATGGGACGGTAACCGGGGCATCCGCCATCATCCGGGACATTAGCGAGCAGAAAAGGACAGAACGAGAGCTGGAGGAAAACAAGCAGCGTTACCAGTCTCTCTTCTACTACAATCCAGATCTTGTCTACAGTATGGATGTGAATGGTGCGCTGCTCAATACAAACCTTTCGTTTCATCAAGCATTAGGCTACACGCCTGGGCAAGTGAAAGGGAAGAGCTGGGAGCGGTTTGTAGGAGGACAGTCTCTCAACGAAACGAAGCAATATTTTGAGGGGGCATTACAAGGAATGCCGCAAAGCTATGAGGCAGTCGGTGTTCATCAAAACGGCGAGGAAGTAATGGTTCATACAACGAATATGCCGATTATGGTAGACGGTCAGATTGTCGGTGTTTACGGGATTGCAAAGGACATAACGGAACAAAAGAAAGCGCAGCAGGAAATTCTTTCGTTAAAACAACAAATGGAGCTGGTATTGGATTCAATTGGTGACGGCATTTACGCAATGAATGAAAACTGGGAAATCACTTTAATCAACCCGGCGGGCGCAAAAATGCTTGGTTATGACATACAGGAACTGTTAGGCAAAACACCAAAAGATACATTCAAGCATCTATATGATCTTGAATGTTGTATGTCCTATCAAACACTCCTTGATGGGAAGAATCGCCATGTAACAGATGAGCTCTTTTTTAGAAAAGACGGTACCAGCTTCCCTGTCGACTATATCGCTTCCCCTATCTTGGAAAACGGGGAAATTCGGGGAGTCGTTGTTGCTTTTAGAGATATTTCAGAGAAGAAAATGGCAGAAGAATATTTGCTGAAATCAGCCAAATTAGAAATGGCCGGACAACTGGCAGCGGGAGTGGCTCATGAAATTCGAAATCCACTCACGAGCATTCAAGGGTTTATTCGATTATTGGAAGAAACGGACAAGCGTGAACCGGAATATTTCTCGATTATAAGATCAGAATTTGAGCGGATTGAAGGCATTATTAGTGAATTCTTGGCCCTCGCTAAACCGCAGGCGCTGAACTTTCAAAGAAATGATATAGGACTTATCCTTATGCAAACCATTCATTTAATGAATGCCCAGGCGATTATGCATAACGTGGAGATTGTTACGGTGATAGAAGAGAGTCTTCCTTTATTTCAATCTGATAAACATCAGCTGAAGCAGGTGTTTATTAATGTGATAAAAAATGCGATTGAGGCCACTGCTTCTAAAGGAACATTGACTATTACCTGCAAAAAAACGAATTCCCATCTTCATATCCAATTTCAAGACCAGGGAGAAGGAATTTCACCAGAAAGAATCAAGCATCTGTTTGAACCTTTTTACTCTACTAAAGAAAAAGGAACGGGCCTAGGGCTAATGGTCAGTTACAAAATCATCGAAGAGCACAAAGGAATGATGCGGGTTGAAAGTGAGGAAGGAAAAGGGACAATGGTTCATATTCTTCTTCCTCTTGCATCCCGGCTCTTATAA
- a CDS encoding aldo/keto reductase, with product MKTLPIQKHGVNASRLVLGCMGFGGGWSRDAITEEQVKQAHEAVDAALESGINFFDHADIYAYGKAEEVFGRVLKERPSLRDDILIQSKTGITFPDKEAGLPTRYNFSKEYILNSVDGILSRLDTTYLDTLLLHRPDALMEPEEVAEAFHQLKSSGKVRYFGVSNMSAGQIKLLQSAISDRLVVNQLEMSLHKIGWLESGVHVNQPAFCETIFPEGTLEYCRMENIQIQAWGPLAQGMYSGAPLEDKPETVQETAALVKRMAEEKNTTTEAIVLAWLMKHPAMIQPVIGTTSPKRIQASAKAVDVEMSRDEWYTLYVASRGVNLP from the coding sequence TTGAAAACGTTACCGATTCAAAAGCACGGAGTAAACGCAAGCCGGCTTGTACTTGGCTGTATGGGATTCGGCGGAGGCTGGAGCCGTGATGCCATTACTGAGGAGCAGGTCAAGCAGGCACATGAAGCAGTGGATGCGGCACTTGAGTCCGGTATTAACTTCTTCGACCATGCAGATATCTATGCATATGGAAAAGCGGAGGAAGTATTTGGCCGTGTCTTAAAGGAGCGTCCATCACTGCGCGATGATATTTTAATTCAGTCTAAAACAGGAATTACGTTTCCGGATAAAGAAGCTGGGCTGCCGACACGCTACAACTTTTCAAAAGAATACATTTTAAACAGTGTCGATGGTATCCTTTCGCGGCTGGATACGACGTACTTGGACACACTGCTTCTGCACCGGCCGGATGCGCTAATGGAGCCGGAAGAGGTAGCAGAAGCGTTTCATCAGCTGAAATCGTCCGGAAAAGTGCGTTATTTTGGCGTATCAAATATGAGTGCCGGGCAAATTAAGCTGCTGCAAAGTGCGATCAGTGACCGCCTTGTTGTGAACCAGCTGGAAATGAGTCTGCATAAAATCGGCTGGCTCGAATCCGGCGTGCATGTAAATCAGCCGGCATTTTGTGAAACAATTTTTCCAGAAGGCACACTTGAATACTGCCGGATGGAAAACATCCAAATCCAGGCCTGGGGTCCGCTGGCACAGGGAATGTACTCGGGGGCGCCACTTGAAGACAAACCGGAGACGGTGCAGGAAACAGCCGCACTTGTAAAGAGAATGGCGGAGGAAAAAAACACGACTACAGAAGCGATCGTACTTGCCTGGCTGATGAAGCATCCGGCCATGATTCAGCCGGTGATCGGCACAACGAGCCCGAAACGAATTCAGGCTTCGGCAAAAGCAGTCGATGTAGAAATGAGCCGGGATGAATGGTATACCCTTTATGTCGCATCACGCGGCGTGAATTTGCCATAA